The bacterium genome includes the window CGTGCGCGAAGGGCACAGTTCGTTCCTGAACACGGACTGGCTGTTCTAGGAGGCAACCCCCGGACCGCCACGTCCGTATCCATGGTCGACGCCCGTCCCGCCCCAGCCAGCAGGAGGCAGACATGGCCGACTTCACACTGACCGCCCGCCAGATCGTCCTGCGCCGCATGCAGGCCGCCGACGCCCCGGTCCTCTACGCCTACCGTTCCCTGCCCGAGGTCGCCCGCTACCAGGATTGGCTGCCCCACGACATCGACGAGGTCCAGGGTCTGTCGCGCTCCCAGGCCGACGTCGAGCCGGGAACGCCCGGCACCTGGTTGCAGCTGATCATCGTCCGGCGCGAGGACGGCGAAGTCGTCGGGGACTGCGGGATCCTCTTCCCGGGCGGCGCGCACGCGAGCCCGGAGCTGGGGATCGCCCTGCGCCCGGACCACCGCAGCCGCGGCTACGCGACCTGCGCCACGCGGCTGATGCTCGAGCACCTGTTCGACGTGCGGAAGGTCCACCGCGTGGTGGCCCGCACCGACCCGCGCAACTTGCCCTCGGTCGCCGTGCTGCAGCGGCTCGGCCTGCGCCAGGAGGCGCACCTGCGCCGCAGCCACTGGCACCGCGGGCAGTGGGTCGACGACGTGATCTTCGCCATGCTGGACGAGGAGTGGGAGCGGGAGCGCAAGCGCCTGCAGGCGCA containing:
- a CDS encoding GNAT family protein, with protein sequence MADFTLTARQIVLRRMQAADAPVLYAYRSLPEVARYQDWLPHDIDEVQGLSRSQADVEPGTPGTWLQLIIVRREDGEVVGDCGILFPGGAHASPELGIALRPDHRSRGYATCATRLMLEHLFDVRKVHRVVARTDPRNLPSVAVLQRLGLRQEAHLRRSHWHRGQWVDDVIFAMLDEEWERERKRLQAHCENGDA